CAGCTGCCGTCCGCGACGTACGCGCGACCGTCGGTGGACTGCACCACGGTCGCCGTCACGCAGCCCGTGAGCAGCGCGGCGGCCATCACCGCCATGACCAAGAACACCAACCACTTG
This portion of the Pseudomonadota bacterium genome encodes:
- a CDS encoding YgdI/YgdR family lipoprotein encodes the protein MRVKWLVFLVMAVMAAALLTGCVTATVVQSTDGRAYVADGSWFGTHMVNCDATDGNPECWPVEEQNRE